From Punica granatum isolate Tunisia-2019 chromosome 1, ASM765513v2, whole genome shotgun sequence:
ACATACAGTTGTAGGTTGTCTATATGTTATTGTCCAAtatgtacattttttttcctaactaAAGCTCAAGCCCTTTTACTTGTCAGAAGCACCTTTTTttgtcataaaaaaataataataaaggtgCAATTGATATATGATTATGAATGTGAATTTATGAGTATTAGTTCATATAGTCTTCTCCAATACATCTAGATGCGTGTTCAAGGAAAGTATGGCATGTTCTGACATCTAACTGTTTTgacattttaatatttcacaTGCGCATTGGGCTGCTGCCATGCCATCCATTCAAATCATACATTGCACGGGCATGACGAGACATATTTTCTCGGCAAGCCTTTCAAAGGGTCGATATCAAGTATAAGACATTGCACAGGCGTGATGTCACAATAATAGCTATTGCCGGTACATGAACCAGTTGCAAAGATTCACTAGCCTTTCACTGCCTATATCTACCGGTCTGACTAGAAAAGTCAGTCGTACTGCATAAAGTGAAGAGGGGGGCCGCCGTGGAATAATTGGAGCAACTTGGGCCTGCTTAGAGTCGCTATCGTAGTGTAGAAGGAGAACGAGGAGAACTGGACTACGCTGAAGAGTCGCTCAGACTAGCATCAGCCCAAGTCCAAAGCCAAGTGAAGAGGTCTATTCCCCCGATATTGTTCGAGCGCATTGCTCAATGGTCATCTGTTAGTTCGACTCGTGAACTCTTGTTCCAATGTTTATATCGCCGACACAATCGTCATTTGCGAATAAAAGAGAACAGATAAGGGAGTACAAAGAGGAGGGGATCAATCTATTTCTCAAAAACATTCTGGTAGATCTCAAAGATAAAGATCCAAGAAGACATAGGAGTCTTCATTTTCGCCTGTCTGCCATAAGTCTTCATTTTCGCCTGTCTGCCATCTTATGTTATTCAAACGTCTTTTCCAATGTCCCTTTCCTTACTGATGATATGTATCAATTCCTGCAAGAGAGGTTCAAGAAACATAGGAATTATTGTCCAGGAAAATTTTACCTCAGCTGTTAACAATGGCATGTGCGTCAATAGATGGAAGCTCAAACTTGTTCTCTTAAGTATGCAATAGTTAGCACATAAATCTTATTGTCATGATGAAAACAGTCATGCTCGCCAACATCTTTTAATCAGGTGAAGGCCCTACATGAGCAACCAGCAGCCTTAAGATCCGATACTATGAACTAGAGAAGAAAAGCTCTTCAATCAGTGTATAGTGTTGCCAATAATTTCAAGCATACACGGCTCACAAATTAGTTGTACAAATCAGATGACAAAACGTGAAAATTCTGCCATTTTCAATAGGGCTAGAGGAATCAAACCTTTGCAGTGAAAAAATCATTACTGCTGGACTCCCATATGATTGTTCCATCACACGTGCAGAGCTTCTTGTAGTTCTCACCTACACCGGCACTTCTTGCTATTACAGCAGCTTCAATGCCTGCCTCCGACTTATCTCCAGTTTGGTACAGAACTACCGACCGCCCAATCAGATCAGTGACCCTCAGATTCTTTTTTACACCCGAGAAGAAGGCGTCGCCCTTCTTGTCAGCTTCCAATGTTCCCAATGCAAAAGACATTTTAAAAGGGAAAACACACTGTCATAAACTCCAACTGAGGAagttgaaaaatgaaataactCCACTCCAAGCAAGAAAATTAATCAATTGGAAATGCGTCTCACAGATTATCCACATAGGTCATTAACAGGGAGAACCAACTAACTAAAACCGGCCACAAGCTGCCAAAGCTTCGTATTCATCCTAAAAGGGGTTCAAATAATCCTGAGCTCAGATGTTCGGGCTAATGCAGTTCCGGACATACAATGGTGACCAATCTGGTCCATCTACTCTATCTTCATGGGTTGTCCTAGTGCCTCTGTTGACATCGCAGTGGATACATATGCAGTGTAATTCAAATAGATAAATCGTAATTTAGCCAAAGGAATGCCAGAGCAGAACCCAATGGCCAGTTTTTCTTCCCTAATTCAAGATCACGAATGTTATTCTCCTTTCTATTCTAATTAGATGGGGCaattcagatttttttttgtctgtttCAGAGTTGAGGGTCTACTTTTCCTTTACTCACATGGGCCTTGTTCGGCCGCATGCTAAGTGGCACCACCTTGGCTTCAAACATCACTAAAAGATGTGTCACATGTCCAATGTGGCAGCAAAGGAACTGAATTAGCCCAAAAAGTAGTATGGGGATCAAATCAGCAATAAACAGAGAGTATTGGAAAGCCTGACTCCCAACATCTATTCATCAAAACAATTACTGCGACGAATGATAAGATTATTCCCCACCTATGCATGATTTTGAGAGAAACGCTAATCATTATTATATGGAAATCCAAAAACAGTTTCATATGCGTCAGATGTTAGTAGGAGCATAATTTGCAAGCCAACCTTCTCCATGGTCCCTTCAGCCTCAGGATTGAAGACATTCCCAGTGCTAGCTGCGCCTCTCGTCAGATCACCAAACTCATTGATGGACCAACCATGTGTTCCAGGAGAGAGTCCACTAAAGTTGGCCTCAATGCGTGCCAATTCCATGTTCAATTGAGCAAATCGAACTACGCCGAAAATATCAGGGCCTTTGAACTCAGCGACAGCAGCAGAAATTAAGAAATCTGCAACTCGAGACTGCAGATATGTTACTCCCATAAGATTTATCGAACAGTCAAAGAGAGACTGGACTGAGCGACTACAATGTAAacttattaaagaaaaaacagagagaaatataaataatgaaCGACTACAAGGTAGTGTAGGAAGTTCCAATAGACTAAAGTTCGTACCTTTTTGCCTACTTTAAATCAGCCTATGTTGATTAAAGATTCCTAAAAAAGACTTACTTTTTCTAACTATGAAGCATTCAAACCGAAAAAGCAAACCCTCAGCATCTGCAATATTCCCGTATGGGTTAAAGCTCTTTTTTTAACATAGCCTACATATGATCATCCAATACCCAATTTAACAAAGTGCATCACTGAGCAcatataaatgaagaaaaaaaaacctaaagtTCCATCTGATTATGTCAGAATTTCGAGGTGACATAAAACACACTGCATGATTATCATCTTTGAAATCACTTATGCCCTTAATTCCCATTTGCCAGTTTAGCACCCATATAAGTTCTATACTATAGGTTGCTGCTGAAGCAGTGAAATGATGTCTTCATATTCATGTCATTTCCCGTTCAAGTCATTGAAAAAACAAACTCCTGATCCCAGACAATTCTCAACGTAATCGAAAAGCCAAATGATACTGCATAAACTTAGACACCTGCATTTCACCATCCTAATTAACAAACTCTCTTTATCATTATTTTCACAGCTCAGAATCTCACTGCTTGCAGCCTTTGAGGATATCCAAGTTATCCCTACTTTTGATAGACTACTTCCAATCATGGTATGAGGCATGAGCGTAACTGATGTCCAATCGCTACACAACATTCAAAAAAAGATTGTCTAAATAAGATAGAGCAGCAAACTCACAGATAAATTTGATTACAGACCTTCAGGTACCCCTCGGCCTATCAGACGGGCTTTGCGGCCTGTCCGCTCCAATGCTTCTGTCAGAACTTTCACAGGGGAAGTACCCAAAACTCACACAACCTGATTTGTCAAATCCGCCTCAATGTTCTTCACCCCTGGAAAAAGTTCATCACAGAAAAAGGATCCGATTATTTTTTGAGATTACCTGAAAGGCTTGATTGGAGTTTTAACATAAATTCACTGATTTTCATCACTTACCATCAACAGTCTGCAACTTATTCTTGACCGAGTTAACGCATCCCTCGCACTTCATATCCACCATAAACTCAGTCTGAATCGCAAAACAATACTAATTCAGAATTGACCAATGCCCAATTTCTGCCGAATTAACAAGAACGGACGGAAAACATCATCGGCCCAAGAATTATCTACACCAGTTGTTACTAAATCTactcaaaaaattgaaaattgaagaaagaCTTACAAATAGCTCCGGCAAAACCCCACCATTCTGCCAATGAAGAATCGAGAAAATCGAACGGTCGTGAGAGCTTAGAAGCTAATCGAGCGCATTAAACTCGCCAATCGAGGCAAAGAGAAGTTGGGTTCCATTAAATACCTGCTGGGGACGAGGGAGCTTCCATGTGCAGAGCTGAGGGAGACTGGGTGAAGCTCTGGACGAGGTGGAAATGGCGGGGGGCCCTTGTTGGGTTCGTGAAAGAGAAAAGATGGGTCTTTGCGAATCGAAATGAATTGgaagatggagatggagacGAAGACGAAGAGGAATAGGAAGAAGAGAAGTCAAAGGTTGCAGGGATCGAAGATGCTGCTATGGCAGCAGAGGTGTTGGGTACTGTTCTGAGAAGTGGAAATGCCATTTTCGTTTAACCTTTCCTGCAACTTTTGATGATGAGGAGGAATTTCTAGGTTTAGCTTCTTTGACATTCAccagaaaatggaaaatgaaatatgattattattttttagaatatatatatacatttataccTTTTCAGTTTGCTACGAAAGGGTTTCAATTAATTCGAGTTTCAGCctagttaaaagaaaaataaaatcatattaatatatagttaCACAggtaagtatatatatttgttactAGAAGAACTTAATACATAGTTACTTCATAATGATTGCCAAGTACATATTCTCCTAGTGAAAATGTTTCCCTCAAAATAATCTAAATAAGGCCAATATCCAATCCAGAACTACTTGTGCTCAAAATTTTGCAAATGAACTTCAAGTCTTCAAACACCATAGTTccatctcctttttttttttccgccGCAGATAAGAATCATGTAAGGGGAGTATAACAATGAAACTGCGGCTTATCGGTACAACCAGCCCAATTTTTCGTTAGCAACAAGGTCAAGTAACTGATCtgtgttcctttttttttttctttttttctttttaactccATGACGTAACATAACAATCAGTTATTCAGAAGTTAAAGGTTAACATTTACCCTGCTTATCGGAAAACACGAAGTCTGTTACCAAGTCACTGATGCAAAGTCTTCGGTCGTGTAAATTGCGACAGACAGCCATTGCCGTTAGACAGAATGTCAAATGGAGTCAGCAACAATATTATCCATGGTGGCAACTTCGCGACCCTCCAATCTCTCTTTTTGATTCATACCCAAAACAAGCCTGTCCTAAATTAGCTCATCCTCAATCTGTTGGATCTTCTTCCTTCAATCTCGAATCTGCAATATCTATGTGAGTTTGATGGTAGCACAGAATTCCAGTTTTAGCAATAATGGGGGACAAAAAGTTGGGGAGGTCGCCGACAATGAAGGCGATCTTCCTCCTTAGCCTGGTATTTGCACTCGGTTTCTCCCAGGGTGCTGCTATTTTTGATGAATCCCGTGCAGATGGTGATGGCGTGGAGGATGACTTGTCCACTTACATTATCCATGTCAAAGCACCAGAAGATCAGGTGGCTTCCCTAGTAGATGATCTCGAGTCATGGTACCAGTCATTCTTGCCCCCATCCCTGGTAAGCGAAGTAGATCGCATAGTCTATTCCTATAAGAACGTGATTACAGGCTTTGCAGCGAAGCTCACCCCGCTTGAGGCCAAGGCCCTGGAGTTGATAGAGGGGGTCCTGTTCGCAAACAAGGAGGAAATGCTCCCTCTGCACACGACCTACACGCCCGCTTTCTTGGGCCTGAACCAAAGTGCAGGGCTGTTGAAAGACGGAAATCTTGGTAAGGGCATGATCATCGGAGTTCTGGACTCAGGAATTAATCCCGATCATCCTTCCTTCTCAGATGAAGGTTTACCCCCTCCTCCTGCGAAATGGAAAGGCAGATGTGATTTCAATGAAACCCACTGCAACAACAAGATCATcggtgcaagaaattttgTCCCCTCCCGTAACGGTAGGCTGCCTTTCGATGAGGAGGGGCATGGAACTCACACTGCAAGCACAGCGGCTGGGAATTTTGTGGAGGGCGCAAACGCATTTGGGATGGCCAATGGAATGGCAGTTGGGATGGCGCCCCTAGCCCACTTGGCTATCTATAGGGTGTGTGCCAATTCTTTATGCCCTGAAACCACCATATTAGCAGGGATCGACGCTGCAGTTTCTGATGGTGTTGACATTCTCTCACTGTCTCTGGGTGCACCGGAGCTCTCATTTATTAGAAGCGGGGTTGCCGTGGGAGCATTCAGGGCAATCCAGAAGGGAATTTTCGTAACCTGCTCAGCCGGGAACCTAGGTCCAATGAGAAAGACATTGTCAAATGAGGCTCCATGGGTTCTGACCGTCGGGGCGAGCACTGTTGATCGGACCATAAGTGCCACTGTCCGGCTTGGGAATGGGGCCGAGTACCAAGGCCAGTCTATCTTCCAGCCACAGGACTTCTCCTCGAGAGCCCTGCCACTAGTTTATGCAGGCGCAAACGGGGACTCTTCCTCGGCACGATGTT
This genomic window contains:
- the LOC116199273 gene encoding subtilisin-like protease SBT1.7: MGDKKLGRSPTMKAIFLLSLVFALGFSQGAAIFDESRADGDGVEDDLSTYIIHVKAPEDQVASLVDDLESWYQSFLPPSLVSEVDRIVYSYKNVITGFAAKLTPLEAKALELIEGVLFANKEEMLPLHTTYTPAFLGLNQSAGLLKDGNLGKGMIIGVLDSGINPDHPSFSDEGLPPPPAKWKGRCDFNETHCNNKIIGARNFVPSRNGRLPFDEEGHGTHTASTAAGNFVEGANAFGMANGMAVGMAPLAHLAIYRVCANSLCPETTILAGIDAAVSDGVDILSLSLGAPELSFIRSGVAVGAFRAIQKGIFVTCSAGNLGPMRKTLSNEAPWVLTVGASTVDRTISATVRLGNGAEYQGQSIFQPQDFSSRALPLVYAGANGDSSSARCYPGSLRNSDVNGKVVLCERGKTGRVEKGQVVKDAGGTAMILMNDWSNGYSTYADPHVLPATHVSFHAGLKIQAYINSTLNPTATILFEGTIIGNSSAPAVASFSSRGPNKISPGILKPDIIGPGVNILAAWPIPNFKVESGTSMSCPHLSGIAALLKSAHPDWSPAVIKSAIMTTADILTHDKKPILDKDLRPANYFATGAGHVAPARANHPGLIYDIMPDDYIPYLCGLGYKDAEVSVIAHRNVVCSQVPSIPEAQLNYPSFSIVFGLSPQNYTRTVTNVGPANSSYTCKIHAPAGVDVNVSPSVMTFSGTHQMATYTVTFSKKPGSSNVNQYSHGSLLWVLNRRHFARSPIAVRFQ